Proteins encoded by one window of Nicotiana tabacum cultivar K326 chromosome 10, ASM71507v2, whole genome shotgun sequence:
- the LOC107818213 gene encoding large ribosomal subunit protein uL4 gives MATAAAIPTTTVQALENDMATDGAVPLPAVMKAPIRPDVVTYVHSNISKNARQPYAVSKKAGHQTSAESWGTGRAVSRIPRVPGGGTHRAGQAAFGNMCRGGRMFAPTKIWRRWHRKIPVNQKRYAVASAIAASSVPSLVLARGHRIETVPELPLVVSDSIEGIEKTNNAIKALKQVGAYPDAEKAKDSHAIRPGKGKMRNRRYISRKGPLIVYGTEGAKLVKAFRNIPGVEICHVDRLNLLKLAPGGHLGRFVIWTKSAYEKLDSIYGSFDKPSEKKKGYLLPRPKMVNADLARIINSDEVQSVVRPIKKDVNKRATLKKNPLKNPNVLLKLNPYAKTARRMSLLAEAQRVKAKKEKLDKKRHQITKEEASAIRSASHSWYKTMISDSDYAEFDNFTKWLGVSQ, from the exons ATGGCTACCGCTGCCGCCATTCCCACCACCACCGTTCAAGCCCTAGAAAATGACATGGCTACTGACGGCGCCGTCCCTCTCCCCGCCGTCATGAAAGCTCCGATCCGTCCCGACGTTGTAACCTACGTCCACTCCAACATTTCCAAAAACGCCCGTCAACCTTATGCTGTATCAAAAAAAGCCGGCCACCAAACCTCAGCTGAGTCATGGGGTACCGGACGAGCTGTTTCACGTATTCCCCGTGTTCCCGGTGGTGGTACCCACCGCGCCGGTCAAGCTGCTTTCGGTAACATGTGTCGTGGTGGTCGAATGTTTGCTCCGACGAAGATCTGGCGCCGATGGCACCGTAAGATTCCCGTGAACCAAAAACGATATGCCGTTGCTTCAGCTATCGCCGCTTCTTCAGTTCCATCCCTTGTCCTCGCACGTGGCCATCGTATCGAGACCGTCCCCGAGCTTCCTCTCGTTGTTTCTGATTCGATCGAAGGGATTGAAAAGACTAACAACGCTATCAAGGCTTTGAAGCAAGTCGGCGCTTATCCAGATGCTGAAAAGGCTAAGGACAGTCACGCTATTCGTCCCGGAAAGGGAAAAATGCGTAACCGTCGCTACATTTCCCGCAAAGGCCCACTGATTGTGTACGGAACAGAAGGTGCAAAGCTCGTGAAAGCTTTTAGGAACATTCCCGGTGTTGAAATTTGCCACGTGGATCGATTGAACTTACTCAAGCTTGCTCCAGGTGGTCACTTAGGAAGGTTTGTTATTTGGACTAAATCGGCTTATGAGAAATTAGATTCGATTTATGGATCATTCGATAAGCCTTCGGAGAAAAAGAAGGGGTATTTATTGCCAAGGCCCAAAATGGTTAATGCTGATTTGGCTAGAATTATAAACTCGGATGAGGTCCAGTCTGTTGTGAGGCCGATTAAGAAGGATGTTAATAAGAGGGCTACGTTGAAGAAGAATCCATTGAAGAACCCGAATGTGTTACTGAAGCTCAATCCTTATGCTAAGACTGCTAGGAGGATGTCGCTTTTGGCCGAGGCTCAACGGGTTAAGGCAAAGAAAGAGAAGCTAGACAAGAAGAGGCATCAAATTACAAAG GAGGAGGCATCCGCTATCAGGTCTGCAAGCCATTCGTGGTACAAGACAATGATCTCAGATTCCGACTATGCAGAGTTCGACAACTTCACAAAGTGGCTTGGAGTTTCTCAGTGA